From Verrucomicrobiota bacterium:
ACCAGACGGATGAAGCGCAGGCGGTCGTGACGGCGCTGGTGCGAATGATCGAAGAGAAGCGGCTTGCGGTGAAGGTCTATACCAAGGGCCGCTTGCACGCGAAGGCATACATCTTCGATTACGGCAAGGTGTTTGACGCCAGCGGCAAGGCGGTGGAGCGGCACGAGAAGGGCATCGCCATCGTCGGCTCGTCGAACCTCACGTTGTCCGGTGTGACGCACAACACGGAGTTGAACGTGCTGGTGCAGGGCAACGACAACCACGCGGAGCTGGCGAAGTGGTTCGACGAGCTTTGGAAAGAGTCGCAGGACTTTGACGAGGCTTTGATGCAGGAGATGAAGCAGTCGTGGGCGGTGGCGGCAGTGCGCCCGTATGACGTTTACATGAAAACGCTCTACGCGCTCGTGCGCGACCGCCTGGAGGGCGAGGATGACAAGGACATTCTCTGGGATGACGAGATCACGCGGCGGCTGGCGGATTTCCAAAAGGTCGCGGTGCGCCAGGCGGTGCAGATGGTGAAGGATTACGGCGGGGCGTTTGTGGCGGACGTGGTTGGCCTCGGCAAGAGCTACATCGGCGCGGCCATCGTGAAGCATTTCGAGCGCACGGATCACGCGCGGGCGCTCATCCTGTGCCCTGCGCCGCTCACGGAAATGTGGGAGCGTTACAACGAGGTTTATCAGCTTAACGCGCGGGTGCTTTCGATGGGCCTGTTGCGCGAGGATGACGATGGCGCGGTGAACATGCTGCTGGAGGACGTGCTCTACAAGGACCGCGATTTCGTGCTGATTGACGAAAGCCACAATCTCCGGCATCGCGACACGCAGCGTTACAAAGTGGTCGAGGCGTTCTTGAGCACGGGCCGGCGCTGCTGTTTTCTCACGGCCACGCCGCGCAACAAGAGCGCCTGGGACGTGTATTCCCAAATCAAGCTGTTCCACCAGGACGACAAAACGGATTTGCCGGTTGATCCGCCGGACTTGAAGCAATACTTCAAGCTGATTGAGGACGGCGAACGGAAGCTGCCGGATTTGCTGGCGAACATCCTCATCCGCCGCACGCGGAATCACATTCTGCGCTGGTATGGCTTCGATTCGGTCACGCACCAGCCCGTTGACCCGTCTCAGTTCCGTGATTACCTCGACGGGCGAAAGCGGGCGTATGTGTTCGTCGGCGGGCGGCATCAGTTCTTCCCCAAGCGCGAACTGGAGACGATTGAATACAGCATCGAGGACACGTATCGGGGGCTTTATCAGCAATTGCGGGGCTATCTCGGCAAGCCGAAGAAGGGCCGGACGATCAAGGCCACGGGGGAGGAATTGACCTACGCGCGCTACGGTCTTTTCCACTACGTGGATGCCGCCAAGCAGAAGCGCGAGCCTTACGCGAGCCTGCATCGGGCGGGCCACACGTTGCGCGGGTTGATTCGCATCTTGCTGTTCAAGCGGTTCGAGTCATCGGTGTATGCGTTCAAGGAAACGGTGCGTCGGCTGATTGTCGTGCATGAGCGTTTCCTGGAGGCGCTGAAGCAAGGCTTCGTGCCGGCGGGCGAAGACGCGCAGGCGATTCTCTACGAGCCGAACGCGGCGGAAGAGCAGGATTTGATGGACGCGCTGCGCGAGGTTTCCAAGCGATATGACATCAAGGATTTCAACTCCGGCAAGCTGAAGGCGGACATTGAACACGATCTGGAACTGCTCAGGAAGATTCTGCAACTCGTCGCGCCCATCACCCCGGAGCAGGATGCCAAGTTGCAGAAGCTCAAAGAACGGCTCGCGGCGAAACCGTTGAAGGAAGGCAAGCGCCTGATCTTCACCCAATACGCGGACACGGCGAAGTATTTGCACGACAATCTGAATCCCGGCGGCAAGCGCGAGGACATTGACGTGATTTTCAGCGGCGACAAGAGCAAGGCGCGGGTGGTGGGTCGGTTCGCGCCAAAGGCGAATCCTGAATACAGGTTCACAGCGGGCGAAAAGGAACTGTTCACGGTGGTCGCGACGGACGTGCTGGCGGAAGGTCTGAACCTCCAGGACTGCGACAACATCATCAATTACGACCTGCATTGGAATCCGGTGAAGCTGATTCAGCGGTTCGGTCGCATTGACCGCATCGGCAGCGACCACGATGTCGTCTATGGTTTCAATTTCCTGCCGGAAACCGGACTCGACCGGCATCTGGATTTGAAAGACAAGCTGCATCGTCGGATTCAGGAGATTCACGACACCATTGGTGAGGACTCGGAAATTCTCGACCGCACGGAAAAGCTCAACGAAGAGGCGATGTATGCGATCTACGAGCAGAAGAACGGCGGGCAGTTGAGCTTGTTTGAGGATGAGGAGGACGAGTTCCTTGACCTGAACGAAGCGGAAGAAATCCTGCGGCAGTTGCGGAAGGAGAATCCGGCGGAATACGAGCGCATCGCGAATTTGCGAGACGGCATCCGTGCGGCCAAGACTTCGACACTGAAGGGGCAATTCGTTTTCTGCGAAGCGACTTCGCCGGAACGCGAGACGGCCAAAGGCTTTCAGCAGTTGTTCCTTTTGGATTCCGAGGGCAAGGTCGTCTCGAAGGACATCCCCAGGATTCTGGGCGCGATCAAATGCGGCCCGGAACTGAGAAGCCAGCCATTGCCGAACGACTACAACGCAGCCGTGATGCGAGTGCAGCGCCAATTCGCGGAGGAAGTGAAGCACCGGCAGGCCGAGCGGGCGCACACCTTGTCATTGAGTCACGGACAGAATTACGTCTTGCGGGAGTTGCGCGTGCTGTTCGGCGCGACGGCAGACGAGGAGCTTAAAGCGAACATCAATGTCTTGGAGAAGGCTTTCCGTGGTCCGATCACGCGAGCCGTCCACCGTGAGGCAATCATCCTCCGGCGCAACGGTGTGACAGGCGACGCGCTCTACAAGGCGTTGGCGCGCATTTACGACCAGCACAATTTGCGCGACTGGATTGACCGGCGAAACCTCCACGCCGCCGGGCGGCCAGTTCCCCGGATCGTTTGCAGCGAGGCGTTGGTTTGACCAAGCGCTGCGCCGAACAGAAGCCGGAGCGAGTCCGCGTCATCGCTTGGGAGCAGCCGGCGAACAATGATTTCCTGCTGGTCAGCCAGCGAGGCGAATGTCGAAGGACGAGTTTCGAATGTCGAAGCCGACCACGTGCGAGTGACCGCTTTCGATTGTCGAACTGACTGAACTTCGCACCTCGCACCTCGCACTTCGCACTTCCCCAGGCTCGCTCACGGCGGATTGGGAGGTGCTGGCGCACCGTCACCTTCTTCGAGCGCCGGGCCGGACGTTCTTCAGTCGCCTTGCCGAGGCCGCTTTGCTAAATTCTCGCGGTGAAGAAAATGTGGATTCCGCTGTTGATTCTGGTGGTGGTGATTGGCCTCGCGCTCGCGGGTTGCCAGGCCACGCGCGCGGGTTACGAGTCCGCGCCTTACACGGTCGTGCGGTCGGACGGGAAGTTTCAGGTGCGCGATTATCCGGCGCTCACGGTGGTGGAGACGCCGATGGCCGCCGGCAGCCGGGAAGGGAGCGACGGAAGTTTCATGCGGTTGTTCCGGTTCATCACCGGCGGCAACGAGGGCAAGCAGAAGATCGCCATGACCACGCCGGTGTTCATGTCGAGCAGCGAAGCGAACACGACGATGGCCTTCGTGCTGCCG
This genomic window contains:
- a CDS encoding helicase translates to QTDEAQAVVTALVRMIEEKRLAVKVYTKGRLHAKAYIFDYGKVFDASGKAVERHEKGIAIVGSSNLTLSGVTHNTELNVLVQGNDNHAELAKWFDELWKESQDFDEALMQEMKQSWAVAAVRPYDVYMKTLYALVRDRLEGEDDKDILWDDEITRRLADFQKVAVRQAVQMVKDYGGAFVADVVGLGKSYIGAAIVKHFERTDHARALILCPAPLTEMWERYNEVYQLNARVLSMGLLREDDDGAVNMLLEDVLYKDRDFVLIDESHNLRHRDTQRYKVVEAFLSTGRRCCFLTATPRNKSAWDVYSQIKLFHQDDKTDLPVDPPDLKQYFKLIEDGERKLPDLLANILIRRTRNHILRWYGFDSVTHQPVDPSQFRDYLDGRKRAYVFVGGRHQFFPKRELETIEYSIEDTYRGLYQQLRGYLGKPKKGRTIKATGEELTYARYGLFHYVDAAKQKREPYASLHRAGHTLRGLIRILLFKRFESSVYAFKETVRRLIVVHERFLEALKQGFVPAGEDAQAILYEPNAAEEQDLMDALREVSKRYDIKDFNSGKLKADIEHDLELLRKILQLVAPITPEQDAKLQKLKERLAAKPLKEGKRLIFTQYADTAKYLHDNLNPGGKREDIDVIFSGDKSKARVVGRFAPKANPEYRFTAGEKELFTVVATDVLAEGLNLQDCDNIINYDLHWNPVKLIQRFGRIDRIGSDHDVVYGFNFLPETGLDRHLDLKDKLHRRIQEIHDTIGEDSEILDRTEKLNEEAMYAIYEQKNGGQLSLFEDEEDEFLDLNEAEEILRQLRKENPAEYERIANLRDGIRAAKTSTLKGQFVFCEATSPERETAKGFQQLFLLDSEGKVVSKDIPRILGAIKCGPELRSQPLPNDYNAAVMRVQRQFAEEVKHRQAERAHTLSLSHGQNYVLRELRVLFGATADEELKANINVLEKAFRGPITRAVHREAIILRRNGVTGDALYKALARIYDQHNLRDWIDRRNLHAAGRPVPRIVCSEALV
- a CDS encoding heme-binding protein, with the translated sequence MWIPLLILVVVIGLALAGCQATRAGYESAPYTVVRSDGKFQVRDYPALTVVETPMAAGSREGSDGSFMRLFRFITGGNEGKQKIAMTTPVFMSSSEANTTMAFVLPAKMKTDEVPKPSDGTVTVRELAAGRFAVLRYSGGRNAKKEAESLARLKAWMDAERLSVLSSPVYGYFDPPWTPAFLRRNEVMLRTEAGK